In a genomic window of Sandaracinaceae bacterium:
- a CDS encoding HAMP domain-containing protein, whose amino-acid sequence MEPRRRTLTHLGLRSQIVLALTVTFVLAFGLFSVALVRITQRARAEDRVSDLQAAAALLANALSQPSEDPREQFVQLSEALLGEAGVRGVELARGDAEPWARGVTGLGQPVDAVLANGDRVRLWVRAPTVDTSPHLSLVLSYVSVTGAVILLLAYVALTGLIVRPVERITRAVTRLAEGKLDHDVPVSGAAEVAELALGFNRMAKQLRLDREALENRLRELEATTRELEAAQAQVVRGERLASVGRLAAGVAHELGNPLSAVLGLLELVREGELEPEESAEFLARVQRETERMHQIIRDLLDFARHGSPSEPHGAPARPLPATDLASVVDETLRLLAPQKDMNRVVLARDFEADLPRVAVDPDACRQVVLNLLLNAVDALGGEGRVRVALTSQSASAQREVLLQVTDSGPGIDASVRAHLFEPFVTTKSAGAGTGLGLAVVHGLVERAGGRVEADDAAPEDGGGARFRVWFPASS is encoded by the coding sequence ATGGAGCCGCGCCGCAGAACGCTCACGCACCTGGGGCTCCGCTCGCAGATCGTCCTCGCGCTGACGGTGACCTTCGTGCTCGCGTTCGGGTTGTTCAGCGTGGCGCTGGTGCGCATCACCCAGCGGGCACGCGCCGAGGACCGCGTGAGCGACCTCCAGGCTGCGGCCGCGCTCTTGGCCAACGCGCTCTCGCAGCCGAGCGAGGATCCCCGCGAGCAGTTCGTGCAGCTGAGCGAGGCTCTCTTGGGTGAAGCGGGGGTGCGCGGCGTGGAGCTCGCGCGCGGCGACGCCGAGCCATGGGCGCGTGGCGTCACCGGGCTGGGCCAGCCCGTGGACGCGGTGCTCGCGAACGGCGATCGCGTGCGCCTTTGGGTGCGTGCGCCCACCGTGGACACATCACCGCATCTGTCGCTGGTGCTGAGCTATGTGTCGGTCACGGGGGCGGTCATCCTGCTGCTGGCCTACGTGGCGCTCACGGGGCTGATCGTGCGCCCGGTGGAGCGCATCACGCGCGCCGTCACGCGGCTGGCCGAGGGCAAGCTCGACCACGACGTGCCGGTCAGCGGGGCCGCCGAGGTGGCAGAGCTGGCGCTCGGCTTCAACCGTATGGCGAAGCAGCTGCGGCTCGACCGCGAGGCGCTCGAGAACCGCCTGCGCGAGCTCGAGGCGACCACCCGTGAGCTCGAGGCGGCCCAAGCCCAGGTGGTGCGCGGGGAGCGCCTGGCCTCCGTGGGGCGGCTGGCCGCGGGTGTGGCCCACGAGCTGGGCAACCCGCTGAGCGCGGTGCTCGGCCTGCTCGAGCTGGTGCGGGAGGGAGAGCTCGAGCCCGAAGAGAGCGCCGAGTTCCTGGCGCGCGTGCAGCGCGAGACGGAGCGCATGCACCAGATCATCCGCGACCTGCTCGACTTTGCGCGCCACGGGTCGCCCAGCGAGCCGCACGGCGCTCCCGCGAGGCCGCTTCCGGCCACGGACCTGGCCAGCGTGGTGGACGAGACGCTGCGCCTGCTCGCGCCCCAGAAGGACATGAACCGCGTGGTGCTCGCGCGCGACTTCGAGGCTGACCTGCCCCGCGTTGCCGTGGATCCGGACGCGTGCCGCCAAGTGGTGCTCAACCTGCTGCTCAACGCCGTGGACGCGCTCGGCGGCGAAGGGCGAGTGCGTGTGGCGCTCACGTCTCAGTCCGCGTCGGCGCAGCGGGAGGTCTTGCTGCAGGTGACCGACTCGGGGCCGGGCATCGACGCGTCCGTGCGCGCGCACCTCTTCGAGCCCTTCGTGACCACCAAGTCCGCGGGAGCGGGGACCGGCCTCGGTCTGGCCGTCGTGCACGGGCTGGTCGAGCGGGCGGGCGGGCGTGTCGAAGCCGATGACGCGGCGCCGGAGGACGGCGGCGGCGCGCGCTTCCGCGTGTGGTTCCCCGCCAGCTCGTGA
- a CDS encoding OmpA family protein yields MTSNFRSALRAAAVVALCGALVAWAPSRANADSGRLNLHVDLGAGIPIMGYLAPPGNNDLTARLGIGGWLSLDYVVAGPVALELIGSAGYLLEMADGAPRDPSGDLALGRFGGSMMWMAGAGVRIRLIDPQDGYSNEENGDIAGGFWVSAHIGVHQFDGIQIGLDGALGYDLSIARPFSMGFFVRGYLLFAGDGKPQSVIERTNDNHTDAALFAGLSFSFELLARDRVAPEPEPEPEPELVPTETDRDGDGIDDVDDQCPDDPEDRDNFQDEDGCPDPDNDNDRVLDVEDRCPMDAEDLDGFEDVDGCPEADNDGDGVVDLEDRCPNEAGVIENRGCPDSDRDGDTVVDRRDNCPDEPGSVENHGCQEQQLVVLQDDRIEILDNVYFRTNSHRIERRSYPLLDNIAAVLAAHPEIALLSIEGHTDSRGRPANNLRLSQRRARSVMDYLRRKGIDRARLQSEGYGQTRPIVPDAVSEEDLARNRRVEFNIVHQEE; encoded by the coding sequence ATGACCAGTAACTTCAGGAGCGCGCTTCGCGCTGCCGCCGTCGTCGCCCTGTGCGGCGCCCTTGTCGCTTGGGCCCCGAGCCGCGCGAACGCCGACTCCGGACGCTTGAATCTCCACGTGGATCTCGGCGCGGGCATCCCCATCATGGGATACCTGGCGCCTCCCGGGAACAACGACCTCACCGCGCGCCTCGGCATCGGGGGCTGGCTCTCGCTCGACTATGTGGTCGCGGGTCCGGTCGCCCTCGAGCTGATCGGTAGCGCTGGGTACCTGTTGGAGATGGCAGACGGGGCTCCGCGCGACCCGAGCGGCGACCTGGCCCTCGGTCGCTTCGGCGGCTCGATGATGTGGATGGCCGGCGCGGGCGTGCGCATCCGCCTGATCGACCCCCAGGACGGCTACTCGAACGAAGAGAACGGCGACATCGCCGGTGGCTTCTGGGTGAGCGCCCACATCGGCGTACACCAGTTCGATGGCATCCAGATCGGCCTCGACGGCGCGCTGGGCTACGACCTGTCCATCGCGCGGCCCTTCTCCATGGGCTTCTTCGTTCGCGGCTACCTGCTCTTCGCGGGCGACGGCAAGCCGCAGTCGGTCATCGAGCGCACCAACGACAACCACACCGACGCGGCGCTCTTCGCCGGCCTCAGCTTCAGCTTCGAGCTCCTGGCGCGTGACCGCGTGGCGCCCGAGCCCGAGCCCGAGCCCGAGCCCGAGCTCGTCCCCACCGAGACGGACCGCGATGGCGACGGCATCGACGACGTGGACGACCAGTGCCCGGACGATCCCGAGGATCGCGACAACTTCCAGGACGAGGACGGCTGCCCCGACCCCGACAACGACAACGACCGCGTGCTCGACGTCGAAGACCGCTGCCCGATGGACGCCGAGGACCTCGACGGCTTCGAGGACGTGGACGGCTGCCCCGAGGCCGACAACGACGGCGACGGCGTGGTGGACCTCGAGGACCGCTGCCCGAACGAGGCCGGCGTCATCGAGAACCGTGGCTGCCCCGACTCCGATCGCGACGGTGACACCGTGGTGGACCGCCGCGACAACTGCCCGGACGAGCCCGGCAGCGTCGAGAACCACGGCTGCCAAGAGCAGCAGCTCGTGGTGCTCCAGGATGACCGCATCGAGATCCTCGACAACGTCTACTTCCGCACCAATAGCCACCGCATCGAGCGCCGCTCCTACCCGCTGCTCGACAACATCGCGGCCGTGCTCGCGGCGCACCCCGAGATCGCGCTGCTCTCCATCGAGGGCCACACGGACAGCCGCGGACGCCCGGCCAACAACCTGCGCCTCTCGCAGCGTCGTGCCCGGTCGGTCATGGACTACCTCCGCCGCAAGGGCATCGACCGTGCTCGCCTCCAGTCGGAGGGCTACGGCCAGACCCGCCCCATCGTCCCGGACGCCGTCTCCGAGGAAGACCTCGCGCGCAACCGCCGCGTCGAGTTCAACATCGTCCACCAAGAGGAGTGA
- a CDS encoding lysophospholipid acyltransferase family protein: MKKWIGKTWLRVAGWTLEGSAPTEQRYVLIAAPHTSNWDLPFMLACSYIYDLPMHWMGKDTLFKPPLGWLLKPLGGIPIDRTKAGGVVAQFVDRFAEMARSGEGFVLAVPAEGTRGKKAHWKSGFYHIASAANVPIALSFLDWKTKRTGIGLMIYPSGDIKADMDLIRAFYAGMEGRFPGQFTPPILREELAGEDADAPLADVG, encoded by the coding sequence ATGAAGAAGTGGATTGGCAAGACCTGGCTGCGCGTCGCGGGCTGGACGCTCGAAGGCAGCGCCCCCACGGAGCAGCGCTACGTGCTCATCGCGGCGCCGCACACGTCCAACTGGGACCTCCCCTTCATGCTGGCGTGCTCGTACATCTACGACCTACCCATGCACTGGATGGGCAAGGACACGCTGTTCAAGCCGCCGCTCGGCTGGTTGCTGAAGCCGCTGGGTGGCATCCCCATCGACCGCACCAAGGCGGGCGGCGTGGTCGCGCAGTTCGTGGACCGCTTTGCCGAGATGGCCAGAAGCGGCGAGGGCTTCGTGCTGGCTGTCCCGGCCGAGGGCACCCGTGGCAAGAAGGCGCACTGGAAGTCGGGCTTCTATCACATCGCTTCGGCGGCCAATGTGCCCATCGCGCTCAGCTTCCTGGACTGGAAGACCAAGCGCACCGGCATCGGGCTCATGATCTACCCGAGCGGCGACATCAAGGCCGACATGGACCTCATCCGCGCGTTCTACGCGGGCATGGAAGGCCGCTTCCCGGGGCAGTTCACCCCGCCCATCCTGCGCGAAGAGCTGGCCGGCGAAGACGCCGACGCGCCGCTGGCCGACGTGGGCTGA